A genomic window from Leptolyngbya sp. BL0902 includes:
- the tadA gene encoding tRNA adenosine(34) deaminase TadA, which produces MALFMLPPLPPPPLSDPSYLRHRHWMQHALAQAAQAEQAGDVPVGAVVIGPNNQLLASAHNRREQDQDPTAHAEILALKQASQRLGNWHLNQCTLYVTLEPCPMCAGAIILSRLGLLVYGADDPKAGAVRSRLNLPDGPASNHRLAVLAGILAEPCQQQLQRWFAQRRHPH; this is translated from the coding sequence ATGGCGTTGTTCATGCTTCCCCCGTTGCCGCCGCCCCCGCTATCAGACCCCTCCTATCTGCGTCACCGCCACTGGATGCAGCACGCTTTGGCCCAAGCCGCCCAGGCCGAACAGGCGGGAGACGTGCCCGTAGGAGCCGTTGTGATTGGCCCCAACAATCAGCTCCTAGCATCGGCCCACAACCGCCGCGAGCAGGATCAAGACCCCACCGCCCATGCGGAAATCCTCGCCCTGAAACAGGCTAGCCAGCGATTGGGCAACTGGCACCTGAACCAATGCACCCTCTACGTCACCCTAGAGCCTTGTCCGATGTGTGCCGGGGCGATTATTCTCAGCCGCTTGGGCCTGCTGGTCTATGGGGCCGATGACCCCAAGGCAGGCGCGGTGCGTTCCCGTTTGAATCTCCCTGATGGCCCTGCTTCTAACCATCGGCTGGCGGTGCTGGCGGGCATTCTCGCCGAACCCTGCCAGCAACAGCTTCAGCGGTGGTTTGCCCAGCGTCGTCATCCTCACTGA
- a CDS encoding carbohydrate ABC transporter permease has product MATLAQRIVHWPHWRTLLLYGVLLLIAGVMVFPMLWLVSTSFKGPTENLLAAPPQLIPRDPTFNNYGRVWQSNPFLQYFLNSTIVAVLTVAINLLLCSLAAYPLARLSFVGREAILALIVATIMIPFQVVMIPLYILAVNWGLRNSYLGLVLPYLASAFGIFLMRQAFQGVPKELEEAARMDGCSDLGIWWNVMLPATRPALVTLGIFVFIGTWSEFLWPLILLDQPERYTLPLGVARLAGSFSLDWRLIAAGSILSVLPAILVFVLLQRYIVPTEAGSGVKG; this is encoded by the coding sequence ATGGCAACCCTCGCCCAGCGCATTGTCCATTGGCCCCACTGGCGCACCCTGCTGCTCTACGGGGTGCTGCTGCTGATTGCCGGGGTGATGGTGTTTCCCATGCTGTGGTTGGTCAGCACCTCCTTCAAAGGCCCCACCGAAAACCTCCTGGCGGCCCCGCCCCAACTGATTCCTCGCGATCCCACCTTCAACAACTATGGCCGGGTGTGGCAGAGCAACCCTTTTCTGCAATACTTCCTCAACAGCACCATTGTGGCGGTGCTGACGGTGGCGATCAATCTCCTGCTCTGTTCCCTGGCGGCCTATCCCCTGGCACGGCTGTCCTTTGTGGGCCGAGAAGCTATCCTGGCCCTGATTGTGGCCACGATCATGATCCCCTTTCAGGTGGTGATGATTCCGTTGTACATCCTGGCGGTGAACTGGGGCCTTCGCAATAGCTACCTGGGCTTGGTGTTGCCCTACTTGGCCTCTGCCTTCGGCATTTTCTTGATGCGCCAAGCGTTCCAGGGCGTGCCCAAGGAACTGGAGGAAGCGGCCCGCATGGATGGCTGCTCGGACCTCGGCATTTGGTGGAATGTGATGCTGCCCGCCACCCGGCCTGCCCTCGTCACCCTGGGGATTTTTGTGTTTATCGGCACCTGGAGCGAATTTCTCTGGCCGCTGATTTTACTCGACCAGCCCGAACGCTATACCCTACCCCTGGGGGTGGCTCGCCTCGCCGGAAGTTTCTCGCTAGACTGGCGGCTCATTGCGGCGGGGTCAATTCTCTCGGTGCTGCCTGCCATCCTGGTGTTTGTGCTGCTTCAGCGCTACATTGTGCCCACCGAAGCGGGGAGCGGCGTGAAGGGCTAG
- a CDS encoding GAF domain-containing protein, with product MGQFSSFLDAARLVHDLQQVKEIAQSISGQLDPTQIAHRVTESLVQQFGCAFARIWLLEPNQVTLRLVASSGLYTHTNGSFARVPMGAYKVGKIAQNRVPFLSNQLSEEAWVKDRQWALDNHIQGFAGYPLVAGERVLGVLASFRRGPFEPEFLEVLQVLCMTVTVALDAAQATASAPRDAGLQTTSLSDQLAQLLGDSPFTLVGTERPLRPMVAHLLRQVVETLNQVNCRYCRLTYTPHTVYLEALADEESGLIPEEEERRGHLHGRFRDSRFADIRHGVICLGGSFEVRSVVQRQTSQLSVMLPAAQYPIVVQVQCRQPLTHQGVVHLVAQAGFWVTDGEAGTGEAGAMVRITDDPAWLGHLPVVWVNQGKGSVPAGVVAVMDVRSTAEDLRALIHQALQNPVERHPDPAPLLSEREQQVMALLADGQRDRAIAQALFISESTVRFHINNSLAKLKAKNRYQGVYQAVAQGWI from the coding sequence GTGGGCCAATTTTCCTCGTTTTTAGATGCGGCCCGACTGGTGCACGACTTGCAGCAGGTCAAGGAGATTGCCCAGTCCATTAGTGGCCAGCTTGATCCAACCCAGATTGCCCACCGAGTGACCGAGTCCTTGGTGCAGCAATTTGGCTGTGCCTTTGCTCGTATTTGGTTACTGGAACCGAACCAAGTCACACTGCGCTTAGTGGCGTCCTCAGGGCTCTATACCCACACCAATGGATCCTTTGCGCGGGTGCCCATGGGGGCCTATAAGGTGGGAAAAATTGCCCAAAATCGGGTGCCGTTTCTCAGTAATCAGCTATCGGAAGAGGCTTGGGTCAAGGATCGCCAATGGGCGCTGGATAACCACATTCAAGGCTTTGCGGGCTATCCCCTTGTGGCTGGAGAAAGGGTTCTGGGTGTTCTGGCGAGTTTTCGGCGTGGCCCCTTTGAGCCAGAGTTTCTGGAGGTGTTGCAGGTGCTGTGTATGACCGTTACCGTGGCGTTGGATGCGGCCCAAGCGACGGCCTCAGCGCCTAGAGACGCTGGACTGCAAACCACATCGCTCTCGGATCAACTGGCTCAACTCCTGGGGGATAGTCCATTTACCCTAGTGGGTACCGAGCGTCCTCTCAGGCCGATGGTGGCCCACTTGCTGCGACAGGTGGTCGAAACCCTCAACCAGGTGAACTGTCGCTATTGTCGCCTTACCTATACTCCCCACACGGTGTACCTTGAGGCACTCGCCGATGAGGAATCCGGTTTGATTCCTGAGGAGGAGGAACGGAGGGGGCACCTGCACGGCAGGTTTAGGGACTCTCGTTTTGCCGACATTAGGCACGGGGTGATCTGTTTAGGGGGGAGCTTTGAGGTTCGATCTGTTGTGCAGCGGCAGACTTCTCAACTTTCCGTCATGCTTCCTGCGGCCCAGTATCCCATTGTGGTACAGGTGCAATGTCGCCAACCGCTCACGCACCAGGGTGTTGTCCACCTCGTTGCCCAGGCGGGCTTTTGGGTAACAGACGGAGAAGCTGGGACTGGAGAGGCTGGGGCTATGGTGCGGATTACAGATGACCCGGCATGGCTCGGACATCTCCCTGTGGTGTGGGTCAACCAGGGCAAGGGAAGTGTTCCGGCGGGCGTGGTCGCTGTCATGGACGTTAGAAGTACGGCAGAGGATCTACGCGCCCTCATTCACCAAGCTCTACAGAATCCCGTGGAACGCCATCCAGATCCTGCGCCGCTCCTGTCGGAGCGTGAGCAACAGGTGATGGCCTTACTGGCGGATGGACAGCGTGACCGCGCTATTGCCCAAGCCCTATTTATCAGCGAAAGTACGGTGAGATTCCATATTAACAATAGCTTGGCCAAGCTGAAGGCCAAAAACCGTTACCAGGGGGTTTACCAAGCGGTTGCCCAAGGGTGGATTTAG
- the ppk1 gene encoding polyphosphate kinase 1 yields MANAAQLHPPQAFSSIDPAAYLSREASWLEFNRRVLQEAMDPRTPLLEALKFLTIFSDNLDEYFMVRVAAIKQQIGAQVAVKSPDGRTPSQQLQLIHRTLRPMVQQQQRFFGRSLRTRMAENGIYLLNYRQLNPTQQRYLAHYFEDHLFPVLTPLAVEPGHPFPYLSNLSLNLAVVLEDSHTHATHIARVKVPRVLPRFIALPEELWSKRRQPCQWIGVPLEQVIIHHLESLFPGMILQGHALSRITRDADLAVVEDETDDLMLAIEQELQKRRLGGSAVRLEIQRRSPPQVQALMVEELGLSPVDVYAVDGLLGLGDLSALASLPCPALKAPAWLPTVPPALATLNPPQVNEADDDLEDAEDLFALVRRQNQLFHHPYHAFAATVQRFISQAAHDPHVLAIKITLYRTSGDSPIVNALIAAAANGKQVTALVELKARFDEENNINWAKKLEQSGVHVVYGLMGLKIHTKMTLVVRREGDHLRRYFHLSTGNYNPKTARYYTDLGLLSACPEIGADLSDLFNYLTGYSRQHQFRQLLVAPLTLRQQLVALIHDEIQQVRHGKPGRIIVKMNAFTDPDLIQLLYQASQAGVVIDLIIRGICCLRPGLPGFSDNIRVISILGQFLEHSRIFYFHNGGDERFFMGSADWRPRNLDRRVEAVVPITDPAIRAELRFILDAYLQDNRQAWDMNADGTYTQRQPPSPEAVFSAQAMLMARASHADPGTGHRHR; encoded by the coding sequence ATGGCCAATGCTGCTCAACTCCATCCTCCCCAGGCTTTCAGTAGCATCGACCCCGCCGCCTACCTCAGCCGCGAGGCAAGCTGGCTGGAGTTTAACCGTCGCGTTCTCCAGGAGGCGATGGATCCCCGCACGCCGCTGTTAGAGGCCCTCAAGTTCCTCACCATTTTTAGCGATAACCTAGACGAATACTTCATGGTGCGGGTGGCGGCGATTAAGCAGCAGATTGGTGCCCAGGTGGCGGTCAAGTCCCCCGATGGCCGCACCCCCAGCCAGCAACTCCAGCTCATCCACCGCACCCTGCGCCCCATGGTGCAACAGCAGCAGCGTTTTTTTGGCCGCAGCCTCAGAACGCGTATGGCCGAAAACGGGATTTACCTGCTGAATTATCGCCAGTTAAACCCCACCCAGCAGCGCTACCTCGCCCACTACTTTGAGGATCACCTGTTTCCCGTCCTGACGCCCCTTGCGGTGGAGCCGGGCCACCCGTTCCCCTACCTGTCTAACCTCAGCCTCAATTTGGCCGTGGTGCTAGAGGATTCCCACACCCACGCTACCCACATCGCCAGGGTGAAGGTGCCCCGGGTGTTGCCTCGGTTCATTGCCCTGCCCGAGGAACTGTGGTCGAAGCGTCGTCAGCCCTGCCAGTGGATCGGCGTGCCCCTAGAACAGGTGATTATCCACCACCTAGAGTCGCTGTTCCCTGGCATGATCCTCCAGGGCCACGCCCTCTCCCGCATTACCCGCGATGCCGACCTGGCGGTGGTGGAGGACGAGACCGATGACCTAATGCTGGCCATTGAACAGGAATTGCAGAAGCGGCGGCTAGGGGGATCGGCGGTGCGGCTAGAAATTCAGCGACGCAGTCCGCCCCAGGTGCAGGCGCTGATGGTGGAGGAACTGGGCCTGTCTCCGGTGGATGTCTATGCCGTGGATGGTCTGCTGGGGCTCGGCGATCTGAGTGCCCTGGCCAGCCTTCCCTGTCCAGCGTTGAAGGCTCCGGCCTGGTTGCCCACGGTGCCCCCCGCCCTGGCCACCCTCAACCCACCCCAGGTCAACGAGGCCGATGACGATCTGGAGGATGCGGAGGATCTCTTTGCCCTGGTGCGCCGTCAGAACCAGCTCTTCCATCACCCATACCACGCCTTTGCCGCCACGGTGCAGCGGTTTATTTCCCAGGCCGCCCACGATCCCCACGTCCTTGCCATCAAAATAACGCTGTACCGTACCTCCGGTGATTCCCCTATCGTCAATGCCCTGATTGCAGCGGCGGCCAATGGCAAACAGGTAACAGCCCTGGTGGAACTGAAGGCCCGCTTTGACGAAGAAAACAATATCAACTGGGCCAAAAAGCTAGAACAGTCTGGTGTCCATGTGGTCTACGGCCTGATGGGGCTGAAGATCCACACCAAAATGACCCTAGTTGTCCGACGGGAGGGAGATCACCTCCGCCGCTACTTCCACCTCAGCACAGGCAACTACAACCCCAAAACCGCCCGATACTATACCGACTTGGGCCTGCTCAGTGCTTGCCCAGAGATCGGGGCTGATTTGTCCGACCTGTTCAACTACCTGACAGGCTACTCTCGCCAGCACCAGTTTCGCCAACTCCTGGTGGCACCGCTTACCCTGCGCCAGCAGTTGGTGGCTCTGATTCACGACGAAATTCAGCAGGTGCGCCATGGCAAGCCGGGGCGCATCATCGTCAAAATGAATGCCTTTACCGACCCAGACCTGATTCAATTGCTCTACCAAGCATCCCAGGCGGGGGTCGTCATTGATCTGATTATTCGCGGCATTTGCTGCCTGCGTCCCGGCCTGCCCGGATTCAGCGACAACATCCGCGTGATCAGCATCCTGGGCCAGTTCCTAGAGCATTCGCGCATTTTCTACTTTCACAACGGCGGCGATGAGCGGTTCTTCATGGGCAGTGCCGACTGGAGACCCCGCAACCTCGACCGCCGCGTTGAGGCCGTCGTTCCCATTACCGACCCCGCCATCCGAGCTGAACTGCGGTTTATCCTAGATGCCTACCTCCAAGACAACCGCCAAGCCTGGGATATGAACGCCGACGGCACCTACACCCAACGCCAGCCCCCCAGCCCCGAGGCCGTCTTTAGTGCCCAAGCCATGCTGATGGCACGGGCGAGCCACGCCGATCCAGGCACGGGGCATCGCCATCGGTAG
- a CDS encoding S1 RNA-binding domain-containing protein, whose amino-acid sequence MTFSTEDFAKALEAHSYDFQVGSTVRGTIIALANDGATVDIGGKSSAFLPIREAEVRAVHSLEGLLEVGAEYAFQVIRDQDADGQVLLSIRKLKVKQLWEKLAEMEAQSAVMEAKVTGFNKGGVTVDVEGLRGFVPRSHLSSAPESLEELVGQRLTVGFLEVSQATNKLVMSQRAAARSQVMGELELGQLIEGTVASLKPFGAFVDFNGITGLLHIKQISKNYIENLSSVLQTGQSIKAVVIALDWERNRISLSTRALEKYPGEFLKEPEVVMAEAENRLGDVGRMLAESEA is encoded by the coding sequence TTGACTTTTTCCACCGAAGATTTCGCCAAAGCCCTGGAAGCCCACAGCTACGATTTTCAGGTGGGCAGCACCGTGCGCGGTACGATCATTGCCCTGGCCAACGATGGCGCAACCGTGGACATTGGGGGTAAGTCCTCCGCCTTTTTGCCCATCCGCGAGGCCGAGGTGCGGGCGGTACACAGCCTAGAGGGGCTGCTGGAGGTGGGGGCTGAATACGCCTTCCAGGTCATCCGCGATCAGGACGCCGATGGCCAGGTGTTGCTCTCCATCCGCAAGCTGAAGGTGAAACAGCTTTGGGAAAAGCTCGCCGAAATGGAGGCCCAAAGTGCGGTGATGGAGGCCAAGGTAACGGGCTTCAACAAGGGCGGCGTGACGGTGGATGTGGAGGGTTTGCGTGGCTTTGTGCCCCGTTCCCACCTCAGCAGCGCCCCGGAGTCCCTGGAGGAACTGGTGGGTCAGCGCCTCACCGTGGGCTTTTTGGAAGTGAGCCAAGCCACCAACAAGCTGGTGATGTCTCAACGGGCGGCGGCGCGCAGCCAGGTGATGGGTGAGCTAGAGCTAGGCCAACTCATTGAGGGCACCGTGGCCAGCCTCAAACCCTTTGGGGCCTTTGTGGATTTCAACGGCATCACCGGGCTGCTGCACATTAAGCAAATCAGCAAAAACTATATCGAGAACCTGTCCTCGGTGTTGCAAACGGGGCAATCTATCAAAGCGGTGGTGATCGCCCTAGATTGGGAGCGCAACCGCATTTCCCTCTCTACCCGCGCCCTGGAAAAGTATCCCGGCGAATTTCTTAAGGAACCCGAGGTGGTGATGGCCGAGGCCGAAAATCGGCTGGGCGACGTGGGCCGGATGCTGGCCGAAAGCGAGGCTTAG
- a CDS encoding tetratricopeptide repeat protein yields the protein MAQSKQTTDAHRMIRCFTFFCIAFCIALLSLIGWLAPAPEAWGANGRELSPLANPATLAVVGEPSTVALPRPQALVQAGGGPLMSSFPFFRWKQCQGDGGSPLAILGSPLAGRGDGADLQERAAETGAMIADLRQKAFAASNAGQFAEAEEYWSLLLEYLPNEAALWSNRGNVRLSQNQPLAALADYDQAVALAPDQPDPYLNRGAALERLERWDDAIADYSRVLEINPDDAAAYNNRGNAKAGLGAWDAAFQDYQQAVTLDPKFAFARVNAALANYQLGHTDEAIREFRNLTRRYPNFADARAALTAALWANGQPGEAESNWVAVIGLDIRYKNLDWVAQVRRWPPTMVAALDRFLHL from the coding sequence ATGGCACAATCGAAACAGACGACGGACGCACACCGCATGATTCGCTGCTTCACATTTTTTTGTATAGCTTTTTGTATAGCCCTGCTGAGCCTCATCGGCTGGCTGGCCCCTGCCCCTGAAGCCTGGGGGGCCAATGGCAGGGAATTAAGTCCTCTGGCGAATCCTGCAACCTTGGCCGTTGTGGGCGAACCTTCCACCGTTGCGCTCCCTCGCCCCCAAGCCCTTGTCCAGGCCGGAGGCGGGCCGTTGATGTCATCTTTCCCGTTTTTCCGCTGGAAGCAGTGCCAGGGGGATGGGGGATCTCCCTTGGCCATCCTGGGATCTCCCCTGGCGGGGCGGGGTGATGGGGCAGATCTCCAAGAACGCGCTGCCGAAACCGGGGCGATGATTGCCGATCTGCGTCAAAAAGCCTTTGCCGCCTCCAATGCCGGACAGTTTGCCGAAGCCGAGGAATACTGGAGCCTGCTGCTGGAGTATCTGCCCAACGAAGCGGCCCTATGGAGCAACCGGGGCAACGTGCGCCTGAGCCAGAATCAGCCCCTCGCCGCCCTGGCCGACTATGACCAAGCGGTGGCCCTCGCGCCGGATCAGCCCGATCCCTACCTGAACCGGGGTGCGGCCTTGGAACGGCTGGAGCGCTGGGACGACGCCATTGCCGACTACAGCCGGGTGTTAGAGATTAACCCCGATGACGCCGCCGCCTACAACAATCGGGGTAATGCCAAGGCCGGGTTGGGAGCTTGGGACGCCGCGTTTCAGGACTACCAGCAGGCGGTGACGCTAGATCCAAAATTTGCCTTTGCCCGCGTCAATGCGGCCCTCGCCAACTATCAACTGGGCCACACCGACGAAGCCATTCGCGAATTTCGCAACCTCACCCGCCGCTATCCCAACTTTGCCGATGCCCGTGCTGCCCTCACCGCTGCCCTCTGGGCCAATGGCCAACCCGGAGAAGCCGAAAGCAATTGGGTGGCCGTGATTGGGCTGGATATCCGCTACAAAAATCTGGACTGGGTGGCCCAGGTGCGCCGCTGGCCGCCGACCATGGTGGCGGCGTTGGATCGGTTTTTGCATCTGTAG
- a CDS encoding Tab2/Atab2 family RNA-binding protein → MGTVWELDFYSRPLLDENNKRRWEVLVCEGVVDIQADPAQSFRYSKFVSNTEVNSNTLQAALEEAIAQAPTPPSAIRYFRYQMQNMIQRACDGLGLPARPSRRTLALNQWLTERNQSFYPQQEGYTSAPTPSVAAPPPTPRPLPDALMGQKWAFVTLDARSFQDLPDWDIGFGETFPLTMAAVDNKVAIPGLLIFSPRAQALAAWMSGLELSHWRIDTGKNPQLVLETGAADSWILASLANPALLAEAQMFETAKRKASRVHFLGVQASPGSESFEGFWLLQDLALG, encoded by the coding sequence ATGGGCACTGTTTGGGAACTAGATTTTTACTCCCGGCCCTTGCTGGATGAGAACAACAAGCGCCGCTGGGAAGTGCTGGTTTGTGAAGGGGTGGTGGATATCCAGGCTGACCCAGCCCAGAGCTTTCGCTACAGCAAGTTTGTGAGCAACACCGAGGTGAACTCTAACACCCTACAAGCGGCCCTAGAGGAGGCCATCGCCCAGGCTCCAACGCCCCCCTCGGCGATTCGCTACTTCCGCTATCAAATGCAGAATATGATCCAGCGGGCCTGCGATGGCTTGGGACTTCCGGCCCGCCCCAGCCGCCGCACCCTGGCCCTAAACCAATGGCTAACGGAGCGCAATCAGTCCTTCTACCCCCAGCAGGAGGGCTATACCAGCGCCCCCACCCCCAGCGTGGCCGCGCCGCCCCCCACCCCTCGGCCCCTGCCCGATGCCCTGATGGGCCAAAAGTGGGCTTTTGTTACCCTAGATGCCCGGTCGTTTCAGGATCTCCCCGATTGGGACATCGGCTTTGGCGAGACCTTCCCCCTGACCATGGCCGCCGTGGACAATAAGGTAGCGATTCCGGGCCTGCTGATTTTTTCCCCTCGGGCTCAGGCGCTGGCGGCCTGGATGTCGGGGTTAGAGCTTTCCCACTGGCGCATTGACACCGGGAAAAATCCCCAGCTCGTGCTAGAAACCGGAGCCGCCGATAGCTGGATTTTGGCCAGCCTTGCCAACCCAGCCCTCTTAGCTGAGGCGCAGATGTTTGAAACCGCCAAGCGCAAGGCCAGCCGGGTTCACTTTTTGGGGGTGCAGGCTAGTCCGGGCAGTGAGTCCTTTGAGGGGTTCTGGCTGCTGCAAGATCTCGCCTTGGGCTAG
- the sbcD gene encoding exonuclease subunit SbcD produces MITVLHLSDIHLGSGLSHGRINPETGLNTRLEDFIAALTRCMDRALAEPVDLVLFGGDAFPDATPPPLVQQALAQQFCRLSAAGIPTVLLVGNHDQHAQGLGGASLSIYRTLGVPGVVVGDRLETHRLVTRQGPVQVVTLPWITRSTLLTRPETDGLSMAQVNELLLDRLRVALEGEIRSLDPALPTVLLAHAMVDTARYGGERFLAAGRGLTIPMALLARLCFDYVALGHVHRHQILCHQPLMIYPGSIERVDFSEESEDKGYVLVHLQRGGTTAEFCPLPVRPFRTIEVDLTAATAPQETLLQAIAATEITDAVVRCLYSLRADQVDQIDSAALVATLASAHTYTVQAHVEAPVHRHRLPDLSPDSTLDPLTALKTYLDSRPEVADLKETLITAATLLLESADDLTLDLPGELDRHDWDNNLPDPAAPPDDSAPPATQQLRLL; encoded by the coding sequence ATGATTACGGTACTGCACCTATCGGATATTCACCTGGGCAGCGGGTTGTCCCACGGTCGAATCAACCCCGAAACGGGGCTCAATACCCGCCTGGAAGATTTTATCGCAGCCCTGACACGCTGTATGGATCGGGCCTTGGCGGAGCCCGTGGATCTGGTGCTGTTTGGGGGCGATGCCTTCCCCGATGCGACCCCGCCCCCCCTGGTGCAGCAGGCGTTGGCTCAGCAATTCTGCCGATTGTCGGCGGCGGGCATTCCCACGGTACTGCTGGTGGGCAACCACGATCAACACGCCCAAGGGCTGGGGGGTGCCAGTTTGTCCATCTATCGCACCCTGGGCGTGCCGGGGGTGGTGGTGGGAGATCGGCTGGAAACCCACCGTCTTGTCACCCGCCAAGGCCCGGTGCAGGTGGTGACGCTGCCCTGGATCACCCGTTCCACCCTATTAACCCGGCCCGAAACCGACGGCCTCTCGATGGCCCAGGTGAATGAACTGCTCTTAGATCGGCTGCGGGTAGCCCTGGAGGGAGAAATTCGCAGTCTCGATCCTGCCCTGCCTACGGTGCTGCTGGCCCATGCCATGGTAGACACCGCCCGCTACGGGGGAGAACGATTTCTGGCCGCAGGGCGAGGGTTAACCATTCCCATGGCGCTGTTGGCGCGGCTCTGTTTTGACTATGTGGCCCTCGGCCATGTGCATCGCCACCAAATTTTGTGCCACCAGCCCTTGATGATTTATCCCGGCAGCATTGAGCGGGTGGACTTTAGCGAAGAATCGGAAGACAAGGGCTACGTCCTCGTTCATCTCCAGCGGGGCGGCACCACCGCCGAATTTTGTCCGCTGCCCGTGCGCCCCTTTCGGACTATCGAGGTGGACTTAACAGCGGCGACGGCCCCCCAGGAGACCCTACTCCAGGCCATCGCTGCCACCGAGATCACCGATGCCGTGGTGCGCTGTCTCTACTCCCTGCGGGCAGACCAGGTGGATCAGATCGATAGCGCCGCCCTGGTTGCCACCCTGGCCTCGGCCCACACCTACACAGTACAGGCCCACGTCGAGGCCCCTGTCCATCGCCATCGCCTGCCAGACCTCAGCCCTGATAGCACCCTAGACCCCCTCACCGCCCTGAAGACCTACCTCGACAGTCGGCCTGAGGTCGCGGATCTCAAGGAAACCCTGATCACGGCAGCGACCCTACTGCTAGAATCCGCCGATGATCTCACCCTCGATCTCCCAGGCGAGTTGGATCGGCACGACTGGGACAACAACCTCCCCGACCCTGCCGCCCCCCCGGACGATTCAGCCCCCCCCGCCACCCAACAACTCCGTCTCCTCTAG
- a CDS encoding sulfite exporter TauE/SafE family protein — MMVDLLLMTSLGFLGSFGHCLGMCGPLTVAFSLGAGVGEHPNRWAALRFHLLLNGGRMASYALVGGLIGGLGSVLVAGGHMAGVGSDLRRAMALLTGGLLVWFGLMQVSPGLLPRLPFVHPLQGQALHQRLMQAMGKVADGRHWWTPAALGLVWGLVPCGFLYAAQLKAAETTQATAGALTMLAFGLGTLPMMVGIGFSASWLSQDRRSQLFRLGGWITLIIGLITLTRTGDAMTDYGGYASLALLMLALVARPLSRVWPGPMRYRRGLGVGAFVLGLAHAVQMVHHSWQGNLNAIWFMLPAHQWGVLAGVMTLTLLFPLALTSRNDLQRWLGSAWRTLHLLSLPALGLGLTHGLLMGASPSRWLPTSPGQWWRAGCLLALGLGVVLVRSRRFWTWLALEKYYGAPKPIPPTHADPTPKPHR; from the coding sequence ATGATGGTTGACCTGTTATTGATGACAAGCCTGGGCTTTTTGGGCAGCTTTGGCCATTGCCTAGGGATGTGCGGCCCGCTGACGGTGGCCTTTTCCTTGGGGGCCGGGGTGGGGGAACATCCCAATCGCTGGGCTGCCCTGCGCTTTCACCTGCTGCTGAACGGCGGACGGATGGCCAGCTATGCCCTGGTGGGCGGGTTGATTGGGGGGCTGGGGTCGGTGCTGGTGGCGGGGGGGCACATGGCTGGGGTGGGCAGCGATTTGCGCCGTGCCATGGCCCTGCTCACGGGCGGTTTGCTGGTGTGGTTTGGGCTAATGCAGGTCAGCCCTGGGCTGTTGCCTCGGTTGCCGTTTGTGCATCCTCTCCAGGGTCAAGCCCTGCATCAGCGCCTCATGCAGGCCATGGGCAAGGTGGCCGATGGTCGCCATTGGTGGACGCCCGCTGCCCTGGGGCTAGTGTGGGGGCTGGTGCCCTGCGGGTTTCTCTATGCCGCCCAACTTAAAGCCGCCGAAACTACCCAAGCCACCGCCGGAGCCCTCACCATGTTGGCCTTTGGCCTGGGCACCCTGCCGATGATGGTAGGGATTGGTTTTTCCGCCAGTTGGCTGAGCCAAGATCGCCGCAGTCAACTGTTTCGCCTGGGCGGCTGGATTACGCTGATCATCGGCTTGATCACCCTCACGCGCACCGGAGACGCCATGACCGACTATGGCGGCTATGCCAGTCTGGCGCTGCTGATGTTGGCCCTGGTGGCGCGTCCCCTCAGTCGGGTGTGGCCAGGGCCAATGCGCTATCGGCGCGGGCTGGGGGTGGGGGCGTTTGTGCTGGGGCTGGCCCATGCCGTGCAGATGGTGCACCACAGTTGGCAGGGCAACCTCAATGCGATTTGGTTTATGCTGCCAGCGCACCAGTGGGGCGTGCTGGCTGGGGTGATGACTCTAACGCTTTTGTTTCCCCTGGCCCTCACCAGCCGCAATGACCTTCAGCGCTGGCTGGGTTCTGCTTGGCGAACGCTCCATCTGTTAAGCCTGCCTGCCCTGGGCCTAGGGCTTACCCACGGCCTGCTGATGGGGGCCTCTCCCAGCCGTTGGCTACCCACCAGCCCCGGCCAATGGTGGCGGGCGGGTTGCTTACTGGCGCTAGGCTTGGGGGTGGTGCTGGTGCGGTCGCGCCGCTTCTGGACATGGCTGGCTTTAGAAAAGTATTATGGGGCTCCAAAACCTATCCCGCCGACCCATGCTGACCCCACGCCCAAACCCCATCGCTAA